A stretch of Miscanthus floridulus cultivar M001 chromosome 13, ASM1932011v1, whole genome shotgun sequence DNA encodes these proteins:
- the LOC136499831 gene encoding protein LITTLE ZIPPER 3-like, producing MERVNSSLCLENLRMMHENERLRRKAQQLDQENKALLAQLKRKQQQHNSSASSSASQQQQGAATAANNFKAAGKQQPTM from the coding sequence ATGGAGCGTGTGAACTCGAGCCTGTGCCTGGAGAACCTGCGGATGATGCACGAGAACGAGCGGCTGCGGAGGAAGGCGCAGCAGCTGGACCAGGAGAACAAGGCCCTCCTCGCCCAGCTCaagcgcaagcagcagcagcacaactcctcggcgtcgtcgtcggcgtccCAGCAGCAGCAAGGCGCCGCCACCGCGGCCAACAACTTCAAGGCGGCCGGCAAGCAGCAGCCCACCATGTGA